From one Lolium rigidum isolate FL_2022 chromosome 4, APGP_CSIRO_Lrig_0.1, whole genome shotgun sequence genomic stretch:
- the LOC124649307 gene encoding uncharacterized protein LOC124649307 encodes MAAAIRHAARRVSVQRAVEPPRLVNTGPVNPKPHGLTADQKKDAAIRMALIDNKTEELYSLVAGFNAKYTVKGSVGQKYTNLMNQLSVQIQPRHDDPGWRSCRRSAIVHDRFKTVGGLFIGYVLGDALFHWYHDRDL; translated from the exons ATGGCCGCCGCGATTCGACATGCGGCGAGGAGGGTCAGTGTCCAGCGGGCTGTTGAGCCTCCAAGGCTTGTCAACACCGGCCCCGTCAACCCCAAG CCGCATGGGCTCACGGCCGACCAGAAGAAGGATGCCGCGATTCGCATGGCTCTGATCGACAATAAGACAGAGGAGCTCTACAGTCTGGTTGCTGGGTTCAACGCAAAGTACACTGTTAAGGGCAGCGTAGGCCAAAAGTACACCAACCTGATGAATCAACTCTCTGTACAGATCCAACCTAGGCACGATGACCCTGGCTG GCGCTCGTGCCGGCGATCAGCCATCGTTCATGATCGCTTCAAAACCGTGGGAGGGCTTTTCATTGGCTATGTGCTTGGAGATGCCTTGTTTCACTGGTACCATGACAGAGATCTGTAA
- the LOC124649882 gene encoding DEAD-box ATP-dependent RNA helicase 15-like codes for MTQEEMLTRYKNFKEGHKRILVATGLVGRGIDIERVNIVINYDMPDSADTYLHRVGRAGRFGTKGLATTFVSSASDSDVLNQVQERFEVDIKELPEQIDTSTYMPS; via the exons ATGACGCAGGAAGAAAT GTTGACTCGATACAAGAACTTCAAGGAAGGACACAAGAGGATACTTGTGGCCACAGGTCTAGTGGGCAGAGGAATTGATATTGAGCGTGTCAACATCGTGATAAACTACGACATGCCTGATTCAGCTGATACATACCTGCACAGG GTTGGAAGGGCTGGCCGTTTTGGCACCAAGGGGCTTGCTACAACTTTTGTTTCCTCGGCCTCGGACTCGGATGTTCTTAACCAA GTGCAAGAGAGGTTCGAGGTTGACATCAAGGAGCTGCCTGAGCAGATTGACACTTCAACATACA TGCCGTCATAA